The Bifidobacteriaceae bacterium DNA segment TCGCACCGGCGGCCGTCTGGCTGGTCGCCGAACCGCTCGGGATCACGCGGGGCGGTCCGCGCTGGCGCGACGCGGCCCTGGTCACCATCCCTTTGGCGGTGGCGGCCGTCCCGGTTTGGGCGGCGGCCCTGATCCGCTGACCTCGAACCGCCCCGAGCCAGATTCCATTGCGGCCGGGCGGCTGACGCCAGCCGAACTCAGGCCGCAACCCACCCCTTGGCGCGCTCGGCGGCGCGCGAGCCTGCCGGCCGCGATTTGGGCGGCCCGGTTCCGGCGGGTAGCGTCCCAGGTGTGGCAGTCATGTTTGAGGATCAACTGGTCCCGGAGGTCTACCCACTCGCGTGGCTGGTCGGCTCTTGGCGGGGCGAAGGGTCGATTGGCTACGGCCCGGTCAAACCAGGCCGCATTCGCCAGGAGGTCGACTTCGACGCCGCAGACGGCCCGTACCTGTCCTACCGCGCCCGCACTTGGCTGCTCCCCGGCGGGGATTCCGAAGCCGACAGCGCCCGCACTGGAAGCGGCGGGGAATCCCGCAAAGGCCGAGCCGCTGGCACCACCCCAGCCGATCCTGACGTTCAGCCGCACGAGGACACGACCCTCTGGCATGAGGAGGCCGGATTCTGGCGTGTCACACCCGGCCAGACGCAAGCCGACCCGCCGTTCGAGATCGAGGTGCTGATCTCCGATTCGGCCGGCTACCAGAGCCTCTACCTGGGACAAGTGAACGGCCCGCGCGTCGATCTGGCCACCGACGCGGTCATCCGCACCGCCTCGGCGCCGGAGGTGAACGCCGCCACCCGCCTCTACGGCCTGGTCAACGGCGATTTGCTGTGGGCGTGGGACATCGCCGGCTTCGGGCATCCGCTGGGTTCCTACATGGCCGCCCAACTCCGCCGGCGCCCGGCCTAGGTCGCCATGGGTCGTCACGATTTGGCCGCTCAGCGGGCCTTCGACGCCAGGGAGAGGGTCTACGCCTTGCCCGATGCCGTCCGCGTGGTTCACCTGGCCGGCCCAGATTCGCTCCGCCTCCTGAGCGCCCTGACCACTCTGCCGCCTTCCGCCGGACTCCCGCCCGGCGGCGCCGAGGCCCTGGCGTTGGACGCCAACGGCCACATCATGTTCGGTTTCGCCGTTTGGGAGGAGCCTGACGGCGAGACGACCAGGCTGACCCTGGTGACCGACGGCTCCGCGGACGCCCTGGCGGACTTGATCAACTCGCGTCGCTTCCGCCTGCGGGCGGAGGCCGCCTCCCGGCCAGACCTGAAGACGCTGGTCACGCCCGCAGCCGCGCCGGGCGTGAATGACCGATCCTTCGCCGACCCATGGCCGGGCCCAGCCGGTGCGCCGGAGCGAGGTTCGGGCAACGGACCGGGGCGAAGTCCGGGCAGCGGGCCGGACCAGTCCTCCAACGTGGGGCGGGCCTGGCCTCGGTACGCGGTTGACTCACCGCATCCGGGTGGGCGCTGGAAGGGCCTGGCGGTCTATGTTTACGACCCGTCCCAGGCCAGCCCGTTGCCGATCAGGCTTGAGGACCTGGGCTACCGCCGAATCGACGCGGGCAACCTGGAACCGTTGCGGATCGCCGCCTGGAGGCCGTTGGCCAGCCGCGAGGCTGCCGATGGCAAGACCCTGCCGCACGAACTGGACTGGCTGCGCAGCGCGGTTCC contains these protein-coding regions:
- a CDS encoding FABP family protein, whose translation is MFEDQLVPEVYPLAWLVGSWRGEGSIGYGPVKPGRIRQEVDFDAADGPYLSYRARTWLLPGGDSEADSARTGSGGESRKGRAAGTTPADPDVQPHEDTTLWHEEAGFWRVTPGQTQADPPFEIEVLISDSAGYQSLYLGQVNGPRVDLATDAVIRTASAPEVNAATRLYGLVNGDLLWAWDIAGFGHPLGSYMAAQLRRRPA